The following proteins are co-located in the Myxocyprinus asiaticus isolate MX2 ecotype Aquarium Trade chromosome 44, UBuf_Myxa_2, whole genome shotgun sequence genome:
- the LOC127434318 gene encoding CD226 antigen-like isoform X2, translating to MVAVQKDYWYFLVLMMSLYFLKGSVQMKAPESSIILQEGMVLHCLCPWSGHLTMVSWTKKSLSRPVAVYHPQYGSNFAPSYDGRVEFLKTTPMDGSISIMNVTEGDIGHYHCSLQTYPQGSWTKDILVEKKAITTTISIQPNIELLATENDNMTIRCDHVHKGVVYQVSIEKLGEEEGSSNIIATCQMLDSGVELSEFSSRGQLNCSDAMEVSLHLTNIIKEDGGFYRCNFSTDSGVQTTTILLNTLSSQELRSLRYMLYVYIGGGVVGGTLLMSLILLLTRVNRRKRRREEYRIKLQPGKRQKWTYRE from the exons ATGGTGGCAGTACAAAAGGATTACTGGTACTTCTTGGTACTCATGATGTCGCTCTATTTTCTTAAAG GATCTGTTCAGATGAAAGCCCCAGAATCGTCAATCATACTGCAGGAGGGAATGGTTTTGCACTGCCTATGCCCATGGAGCGGCCATCTCACTATGGTCTCTTGGACTAAAAAATCTCTTTCGCGACCTGTTGCAGTGTATCATCCTCAGTATGGCTCCAACTTTGCCCCATCTTATGATGGTAGAGTGGAGTTTCTCAAAACCACTCCCATGGATGGCAGCATTTCCATAATGAACGTCACTGAGGGCGACATCGGCCACTACCATTGCTCTCTGCAGACCTATCCTCAAGGTTCCTGGACCAAAGACATACTTGTCGAAAAAAAAG CAATCACCACCACCATCTCTATTCAACCCAACATTGAGTTGCTGGCCACAGAGAATGACAACATGACCATTAGATGTGACCACGTCCACAAAGGTGTGGTTTACCAAGTAAGCATAGAAAAGTTGGGAGAAGAGGAGGGCAGTAGCAACATTATAGCAACATGCCAGATGCTGGACAGTGGTGTGGAGCTGAGTGAGTTCTCCAGTAGAGGCCAACTAAACTGTAGTGATGCTATGGAGGTTAGTCTACACCTCACCAACATCATCAAAGAGGACGGAGGATTCTACCGTTGCAACTTCAGCACAGATTCTGGTGTCCAGACCACTACAATACTGCTGAACACTTTATCTAGCCAAG AGTTGAGGAGTCTTAGGTACATGCTGTATGTGTACATTGGAGGAGGGGTGGTTGGTGGCACTCTTCTGATGAGTCTCATTTTATTGCTGACAAGGGTGAACAG GAGGAAAAGGAGGAGAGAGGAATATAGAATCAAACTGCAACCCGGTAAAAGACAG
- the LOC127434318 gene encoding CD226 antigen-like isoform X3: MVAVQKDYWYFLVLMMSLYFLKGSVQMKAPESSIILQEGMVLHCLCPWSGHLTMVSWTKKSLSRPVAVYHPQYGSNFAPSYDGRVEFLKTTPMDGSISIMNVTEGDIGHYHCSLQTYPQGSWTKDILVEKKAITTTISIQPNIELLATENDNMTIRCDHVHKGVVYQVSIEKLGEEEGSSNIIATCQMLDSGVELSEFSSRGQLNCSDAMEVSLHLTNIIKEDGGFYRCNFSTDSGVQTTTILLNTLSSQELRSLRYMLYVYIGGGVVGGTLLMSLILLLTRVNRRKRRREEYRIKLQPGKRQVLVVT, translated from the exons ATGGTGGCAGTACAAAAGGATTACTGGTACTTCTTGGTACTCATGATGTCGCTCTATTTTCTTAAAG GATCTGTTCAGATGAAAGCCCCAGAATCGTCAATCATACTGCAGGAGGGAATGGTTTTGCACTGCCTATGCCCATGGAGCGGCCATCTCACTATGGTCTCTTGGACTAAAAAATCTCTTTCGCGACCTGTTGCAGTGTATCATCCTCAGTATGGCTCCAACTTTGCCCCATCTTATGATGGTAGAGTGGAGTTTCTCAAAACCACTCCCATGGATGGCAGCATTTCCATAATGAACGTCACTGAGGGCGACATCGGCCACTACCATTGCTCTCTGCAGACCTATCCTCAAGGTTCCTGGACCAAAGACATACTTGTCGAAAAAAAAG CAATCACCACCACCATCTCTATTCAACCCAACATTGAGTTGCTGGCCACAGAGAATGACAACATGACCATTAGATGTGACCACGTCCACAAAGGTGTGGTTTACCAAGTAAGCATAGAAAAGTTGGGAGAAGAGGAGGGCAGTAGCAACATTATAGCAACATGCCAGATGCTGGACAGTGGTGTGGAGCTGAGTGAGTTCTCCAGTAGAGGCCAACTAAACTGTAGTGATGCTATGGAGGTTAGTCTACACCTCACCAACATCATCAAAGAGGACGGAGGATTCTACCGTTGCAACTTCAGCACAGATTCTGGTGTCCAGACCACTACAATACTGCTGAACACTTTATCTAGCCAAG AGTTGAGGAGTCTTAGGTACATGCTGTATGTGTACATTGGAGGAGGGGTGGTTGGTGGCACTCTTCTGATGAGTCTCATTTTATTGCTGACAAGGGTGAACAG GAGGAAAAGGAGGAGAGAGGAATATAGAATCAAACTGCAACCCGGTAAAAGACAG